The genomic interval TTTCCGGCCGTGCGCTCGCCACTCTCGCCGTCATCGTAGTCTTTGCCACCCTCCGATACGTCGCGATGCGCGTCGTCTACAGTCGAACCGAGGACAGTAGGCTCCTCTACCAATGGCGGAAGACGCTTACTTACTTCACTTTCCTGCTCGGATTTCTCGCCGTTGGCCGTATCTGGATCCAGGGATTCGAGTCGATCTCCACCTATCTGGGCCTCCTCTCCGCCGGCCTTGCGGTGGCGCTCCGCGACCCGATCGTGAACTTTGCCGGCTGGCTCTTCATCATCTGGCGACGTCCTTTCGACGTGGGTGATCGCATTCAAATCGGGCCGCACCAGGGAGACGTCATCGACGTCCGGATATTCCAGTTCACCTTGATGGAGATTGGAAACTGGGTGGACGCCGACCAGAGCACCGGTCGCGTGATCCACATTCCGAATGGCAAGATATTCCAAGAAGCGCAGTCGAACTACTCCAAGGGTTTCGAGTACATCTGGAACGAGATCCCGGTCCTGGTCACTTTCGAAAGCAACTGGAAGAAGGCGAAGGCCATCCTGACCGAAGTGGCGACGAAGGACGCGGAAAAGCTCTCTCAAGCGGCGGAAGAAAAGGTGCGGATCGCCGCACGAAAGTTCATGATCTTCTACACCCACCTCTCACCGGTCGTGTACACCAAGATCGCCGACAGCGGGGTGCTCTTGACCATTCGCTATCTTTGCGAGCCGCGGAAGCGCCGCTCGACGACGGAGCGGATCTCGGAAGACGTGCTGGCGCGCTTTGCCGACTGCGACGATATCGATTTCGCCTATCCGACCTACCGCTTCTACGACAACCCGAGCGAGGGCAAGTCCCAGGCCCGAGCGGATGTTCCCGAAAGAGCTGGATGAAAGCGGACGCTCGATTCTCCCACGAACGAATGCACGACCGGAGCGAGCGACGGCAAATCGAGTCTCTGTGGTCCGACCACTCGTCCGCCGGCATGGTGGTGACCGCTCATTACCTCGCAACCGCGGCCGGTGTGGAGATGCTGGAGCAAGGCGGCAATGCCGTGGATGCGGCCATCGCCGCGTCTCTTGCCCTGGGAGTGGTGGAGTCGGCAGGCTCCGGGCTCGGAGGGATGGGGCTCGCGCTCGTTCACTTGGCGGAATCGGGGAGGACTTTCG from Vicinamibacteria bacterium carries:
- a CDS encoding mechanosensitive ion channel family protein, with amino-acid sequence MQSIVDWLRELGAPGSDLSGRALATLAVIVVFATLRYVAMRVVYSRTEDSRLLYQWRKTLTYFTFLLGFLAVGRIWIQGFESISTYLGLLSAGLAVALRDPIVNFAGWLFIIWRRPFDVGDRIQIGPHQGDVIDVRIFQFTLMEIGNWVDADQSTGRVIHIPNGKIFQEAQSNYSKGFEYIWNEIPVLVTFESNWKKAKAILTEVATKDAEKLSQAAEEKVRIAARKFMIFYTHLSPVVYTKIADSGVLLTIRYLCEPRKRRSTTERISEDVLARFADCDDIDFAYPTYRFYDNPSEGKSQARADVPERAG